In the genome of Populus alba chromosome 11, ASM523922v2, whole genome shotgun sequence, one region contains:
- the LOC118047539 gene encoding probable disease resistance protein At4g27220 isoform X2 produces the protein MINYNFHSSKINLVRACKDSTIEMVRPNDPFWGHVEKMAGGLSRCMFCEYVFAAATSISRIKSHFAGVKRRGVNICTKVPKEIQEASYLAIHGSRKKLKTMPSEVANKFSTSSLEEKNEVEILARDIEEVLMESESSDEVESKSPAELIQFVETGSSVEGNVADAHETGGTALPVMDLVGQSIEKDWQEIYDSAKENDDLICSREDMAGDLIQEGLHETKGDALLTTAPVGQAFRRNTDEICSLLKKEQVLTIGVCGRGGMGKTTLVIHIRDLLLKKPNSFHHIYWITVTQDFSIYKLQNLIAKNIDLDLSNEKDEKSRAAKLSKAFLTKQKSVLILDNLRNHFDVEKVGIPIRGNKCKLIFTTRSLDVCKRMGCPEYMVNVEPLSEEEAWTLFDKELGNYDVVKVGNLAKFLASECAGFPLGIKTTARSMRGVEDVHAWRKALQELEELKRTKGSMELDVFPLLEFSYLQLNGLSLQRCLLYCALFPEDCKINKNDLIEYLIAEGIIEARGSRQSQFDTGHFMLDKLENACLLESFITEDCGYVRMHDLIRDMALQIMNSRAMVKAGVQLKEFPDEEKWTEGLVQVSLMRNDIEEVPPNLSPRCTNLATLLLCGNHKLELITDSFVKRFCLLQFLDLSFTAIKELPGSISGLVNLDGLWLRGCYKLRHVPSLAKLRKLKTLNFRNAPLEEVPHGIDLLFKLRYLNLDGTTLKEVSATMLFNLSKLQFLHLHQSLGGLRAVEVERVAGLRKLESLKCHFYDLVDFNSYLKSQEERQPLCTYYITIGQLGDNVFTDFMLPPIAKKDTNKEVRLYNCNIGERGDFLALPEGIQKLVIAKCLDARNLCNVQATGLKSFVISECHGVEFLFTLSSFSTDIVKSVETLRLYWLKNLLALFGREGTALQPFPSIGTFSCLRVFDVFNCPSIKKLFPSGLLPNLKHLEVIEVEFCDKMEELIAAEEEDEGGIMDEERNSSSRSIDASVEFRLPNLRLLKLRYLSELKSICSGVMICDSLQELDVFYCLKLKRLPFSPALPKSIRKIQWYPKGMVGVSRRGQAQCKEHPSTPSLMLLSERLHKLPGHWIHASSNTLRNCKESFWSARCQVDSYAMCSASLCTFYSHLMIVSALELLMMRLSNIDIF, from the exons atgataaattataacttccattcttctaaaattaatttagttcgTGCATGCAAGGATTCAACAATAGAAATGGTTAGACCGAACGATCCCTTTTGGGGTCATGTGGAGAAGATGGCAGGTGGTCTTTCTAGGTGCATGTTTTGCGAGTATGTATTTGCTGCTGCTACTTCAATATCGAGGATCAAATCACATTTCGCAGGAGTCAAACGGCGCGGAGTTAATATCTGTACAAAAGTGCCTAAAGAGATTCAAGAAGCATCCTATTTAGCTATTCATGGCTCAAGAAAGAAACTTAAAACCATGCCAAGTGAGGTAGCTAATAAGTTTTCTACTTCTTCActagaagaaaagaatgaagtTGAAATTCTTGCAAGGGATATAGAAGAGGTGCTGATGGAATCTGAAAGCTCGGATGAAGTAGAGAGCAAGAGTCCTGCAGAATTGATCCAGTTTGTTGAAACTGGTAGCTCTGTTGAAGGGAATGTTGCTGATGCACACGAGACTGGAGGAACTGCATTGCCAGTAATGGatctagttggtcaatcaattgaaAAAGACTGGCAAGAGATATATGATTCGGCAAAGGAGAACGATGATTTGATTTGTAGCAGAGAGGACATGGCTGGAGATCTGATTCAGGAAGGGTTGCATGAGACTAAAGGAGATGCATTGCTGACAACGGCGCCAGTGGGTCAAGCGTTTCGAAGAAATACGGATGAGATTTGTTCTTTGTTAAAGAAGGAGCAGGTTTTAACTATTGGTGTTTGTGGAAGGGGAGGGATGGGCAAAACAACACTGGTGATTCATATCCGTGATCTGCTtctgaaaaaaccaaactctTTTCATCATATTTATTGGATTACTGTAACACAAGATTTTAGCATTTACAAGTTGCAGAATCTGATTGCcaaaaacattgatttagatCTTTCAAATGAAAAAGATGAGAAGAGTAGAGCTGCAAaactttcaaaagcatttttaacaaaacaaaaatctgtgCTGATATTAGATAATTTGaggaatcattttgatgtggaGAAGGTGGGAATTCCTATCAGAGGGAATAAATGCAAGTTGATTTTTACAACTCGATCACTAGATGTTTGTAAACGGATGGGCTGCCCGGAGTACATGGTCAACGTGGAGCCTCTTTCTGAGGAAGAGGCTTGGACCTTGTTTGATAAGGAACTTGGGAATTATGATGTCGTCAAAGTGGGAAATTTGGCAAAATTTCTTGCGAGTGAATGTGCTGGTTTTCCACTCGGGATTAAAACAACGGCGAGAAGCATGAGGGGAGTGGAAGATGTTCATGCGTGGAGGAAAGCATTACAGGAATTGGAAGAATTGAAACGTACAAAAGGTAGCATGGAACTCGATGTGTTTCCGTTATTGGAATTTAGTTATTTACAGTTGAATGGTTTATCATTGCAACGATGTCTGTTATATTGTGCGTTGTTTCCAGAGGATTGCAAGATCAACAAAAATGACTTGATAGAGTATTTGATTGCTGAGGGAATAATAGAAGCTAGAGGGAGCAGGCAATCCCAATTTGATACGGGCCACTTCATGCTTGATAAACTTGAAAATGCCTGCTTATTGGAGAGCTTTATAACTGAAGATTGTGGATATGTCAggatgcatgacttgattagggatATGGCCCTCCAAATTATGAATTCAAGAGCAATGGTTAAAGCTGGtgttcaattaaaagaattcccagatgaggagaaatggaccGAGGGTCTTGTGCAAGTTTCTTTAATGAGAAATGACATCGAGGAAGTTCCACCAAACCTTTCGCCAAGGTGTACCAATCTGGCAACCTTGTTGTTATGTGGAAATCACAAACTGGAATTGATCACAGATTCTTTTGTCAAACGATTCTGCCTGCTCCAGTTTCTTGACCTCTCTTTTACAGCAATTAAGGAATTGCCAGGTTCCATCTCTGGTCTTGTGAATCTAGATGGATTATGGCTGAGGGGCTGTTACAAGCTGAGACATGTACCATCATTAGCAAAGCTCAGGAAACTGAAGACGCTGAATTTCAGAAATGCTCCACTTGAAGAGGTGCCTCATGGTATAgatttgcttttcaaattgaggtatCTTAATCTCGACGGGACTACACTCAAGGAAGTTTCTGCCACTATGTTATTTAATCTCTCTAAGTTACAATTCCTCCACCTGCACCAGTCTTTAGGAGGTCTCAGAGCAGTTGAAGTAGAGCGAGTAGCAGGCTTGAGAAAGTTGGAATCTTTGAAATGCCATTTCTATGATCTTGTTGATTTCAACTCGTATCTTAAATCTCAAGAAGAGAGGCAACCGTTATGCACTTACTATATCACAATAGGACAGCTAGGTGACAATGTCTTTACAGATTTTATGCTTCCTCCAATCGCAAAGAAAGACACAAATAAAGAAGTTCGGTTATATAACTGCAATATTGGCGAAAGAGGAGATTTTCTAGCACTTCCTGAAGGCATACAAAAACTGGTGATTGCTAAATGCCTTGATGCCAGAAACTTATGCAACGTACAAGCAACTGGACTGAAGTCTTTCGTAATTTCCGAGTGCCATGGTGTGGAGTTCCTGTTCACGTTGTCCAGCTTTTCCACTGATATAGTTAAAAGCGTCGAAACTCTTCGTCTTTACTGGTTGAAGAACTTGCTTGCCCTCTTCGGCAGAGAAGGAACTGCTTTACAACCATTCCCATCTATTGGTACCTTTTCTTGTCTCAGAGTATTTGACGTGTTTAATTGTCCAAGTATAAAAAAGCTGTTTCCTTCTGGCTTGCTACCGAACCTCAAACACCTCGAAGTCATTGAAGTAGAATTTTGTGACAAAATGGAGGAGTTAATAGCGGccgaagaagaagacgaaggcGGGATTATGGATGAAGAAAGAAACAGCAGCAGCCGTTCCATTGATGCCAGTGTGGAATTCAGGCTGCCAAATTTGCGGCTACTAAAATTGAGATATTTATCGGAGCTAAAAAGCATTTGCAGTGGGGTAATGATTTGTGATTCTCTCCAAGAACTTGATGTTTTTTACTGTTTGAAGCTGAAGAGGTTACCATTCTCTCCTGCCCTGCCAAAATCAATTCGAAAAATCCAGTGGTATCCAAAAGGAATGGTGGGAGTTAGTAGAAGGGGACAAGCGCAGTGCAAAGAACATCCATCAACCCCCTCCCTGATGCTGTTGAGCGAGAGGTTACATAAACTGCCTGGCCATTG GATTCATGCTTCTTCAAATACGTTGAGGAATTGCAAAGAAAGCTTTTGGAGTGCCAGGTGCCAAGTTGATAGCTACGCTATGTGCTCAGCATCTTTATGTACcttttattctcatttaatgATAGTTTCTGCACTTGAACTATTGATGATGAGACTGTCgaacattgatattttttaa